The Gavia stellata isolate bGavSte3 chromosome 1, bGavSte3.hap2, whole genome shotgun sequence DNA segment AGTTACATCCGTGCTTTCTGTTAAGCATCCCCACCAAGCATACATATTTACATTTGTGCAACTTGTGACAGCAAACGCCAGTCTGAAAGCGCCTGAGCACCATCTGGTGTCTAATGCCGACTGCACAGACGTGAGCAGGGCCCAAGCCAGAGCAGAGACCCGAATATATTGTGGCAAACATCACGCGGATTTAATTACCTTTTGCTAGAATAATGCCTGTAAACAGGAAGGAGACCGAGAACTGCAGGATTTCTACTTCACCTGGAATTTCCTTACTTCCATCAACAACTTTTGTGACTGCAAAAGCACAATGCTTGCTCTTTTTAGAAAGGTTTTTTAAGAAAGTAAGTTACATTGACTTTAGCTTAGAAATAATACTACTGTGATTACTTCTGAAGTGACCAATGATTCTCCCAAAGGGAACATGAACTGGCTGCTGAAGATGTGTGTTTATCTCACTGCTTAATATTAAGCTCTGTTGATGATCAAATTAAACCAGTTGTGACTGCCTATACAAGTTAGTTTAGAACTTAGTATCATTATGGGAAGACTAAGTGTTAGTGACATCAAAACAGACGATATGAAACAGTGAGCCAGGAGACCAGATCCTACCAGGACTGTTACAGTGCTGGCAATTTTTAGCAAACAGGCTACAAGGTGataaaaccataaaataaaGTCACATGAAACTTATCCTGGTCATGCTGTTAACGCTATTAAAGATCGCTGGCACTCTGCACTACTCAAAGCAAAACCCTCTTCTAATGATCTTACTCATGGGCAAATTAATTGTACAACAGTCAGTGGTATAGAAAAGTCAAATCGTTAATCTAATTTTTGGTAAAAACACCCAAGATAAAATACTGCCCCAGGTCATACATCTTTGGCCATTACTGAAATTACTGAGATGGATTTGTACAGACAAATGCAAAACTGAGCCTACAAATAGGCAATTTTCCTCTGGCacaagtttttttcctcctaaattTAAGTTCAGCCAATTTGGAATGCATTGTTGGTTTGAAACAACAGGTCCAGCTCATGTTTTATGAAATCACATCACGTTCAGAAAGAGTTCTAATTACCAGGAAACACACTTGGCTACATATATACCCTgttgctttattattttcagtaattcgttatttttaatgactgcAAATATCTCTCACaagcaaaatgaagcaaaactgcATGCCTTCATCAAGTCTTACTTCTAAGCAAAGATTTCATATTTTCTGCTTACTCAGTGCCTCTTTCAACATGAAACATGGTAAGTAAAGAAAGAACTGAGAAATCAAGACAAATCCTTACCTGTGAACAAGTGTGTTCTTCAGACCACGAATTAGATGCCGTGCAATAGTTTTCACTCGAGGGGTGAGAATTGCTTGAGAAACATGAAAAGTCCCATAACGACTTCGTTCCTCAAGAGTGGTCTCCAGGAACTGTAACAGTTTGTGCACATTGGTTGTATTAGCCCATGGTGCCGGCATTTTATTCCCTGGCCACAGGAAGGGGTATTCCTGATACAAAGGGTAGTGGTAGAATATGAGAACctaacagaacaaagaaaaaggagaaaacacaaacaaaaaaattcacaaCTATGTTATTTAAACAGGATGTTGaatttatttatgtttatacAGTACTGCTGCAGCTAGCATAGCACTGAAAAGAAGACCAAGCAAAAAAGAAGCTGCTCCTGAGTCATGAGTGTCAGTAAGTTTGTTGCACTATTGCCATCAAAAGAGATGAGATCATTTTGGTTAGCTATGAGGACAGGATTGCTTCAGGCTTTAAGGGTCATCAGTTTCAAATGAAAAAGTTGCCAGGAGTATACTGAAATGTCGTTCAAGGAATTCAGCTTAAAAGCGTTTCAAAGCACTGTCAGAGAATATTACGCCTATACTTGAAGTTAAGGATTTTAGCAGTCCTGCCATCTTCTGCGTAACTCCTGTTAAGTGGCTAAAGCATACCGGGCTGACTGGCATAACGGCATTCCACTCACACTTACTGCGTGAGATGCCAAAGTCAGTCTTGCTGTCAGCAAAATCTTCTCTAAATCATAAGTCAGTATTTTATGCCTTGTAAGGTGGTTCCCTGTAAGAGGATAGCACAAAGACGCAACATTTAATAACATCCAAACTTACAAATGATTCATTTTGGACCCTAGCACAGATAGCATCAGTTCAGAAGAATTCCTCAAAGCCTCATATATTTTACAGTTTAAGAATTACGTGCCATTGCTGAAACCCTGTTGTCAGTTTGTGTCTACGCATGGGAGCAGTCACCACAGAGAAGAGGCATTTAATCTCGCTGCTATACATTTGGATGGCTGCAAAGGAGCTAAGAAATTCTGTATCATACCTTAGTCACATCAAAGCTTATATGCTTCACACTAGCCAAAAAGATGACAGTTTATCAAATCCTCACCAACACAAGTCAGCACAACACGCTCTTCCAGAAGAGAAAGCCATTTGTAAGGAGCACAAGGCCCTGAGGATActatcatttatttatttagcaaaCATGCTTGGGAGCAGGACACAGTCCGGCCACACCAGGGATGGAGGGGCTACACAGCTGCACataaatggaggaaaacaaacacactACATAAAGGATGCCCTAGTGGGCTTTAAATTGGCTGTCACCAGCATCCTTGGTCCAATACCTCTGAGTGGGAACTACAACCAGCTTCTCTAAATCTTAACCTTTTGGGTTTGAAAAACATTACATGTCCTTTCCCTACCTGATGTTTCCTCTCCCACATGTACTGTAAAGTCACATATTCTACACATTCAACGGAACAGAGTTTGGATCCAAATGCTGAGCGGATCCTGTTGATCAAGAAGAAGTGATGGCTGTCGTCCATGGCATAAAAATGATTGAAATCCAAGAAGATTACTTCCTTGGGATGCTGCTCAAGGAAGGTGTTAATCTCCTTCAGCCCATCCCATACTTTGATGCCAAACAAGCCGTGTATGAAGTAAATCTCTTGTCCTATTTCCCCAGGTTTGGAAGATACACGAAGATCAAAGTAGCGGATCCCACCTTCCAACTGCTCTTTGAAAGTCAGATTTTGAGTGATTGACCATTTCTTCATGATCTTTTTAACCAAAGAAATTCTGGCCAAACGTTTGATGGCTGTGGCTTGGTCTGGTCCCACGGGAGATTTCTCATCAACCCAGTAGCTGAAAGAATCATGTGACCCTagaaacaaaagccaagaatatttcattttagaaaactgACTCCCCCAAAACACATATACCCATGTGCCctataaactgaaaaaagtccTACATGCATGGCAGGGTCGCAGAAGAGTTATATTCAAGCGTGAGTCTTTCAGACTATCCTTTATACCTTAATTTTCCCTAACTGTACACCAAGAGCTATGGCTTAAGGGTCTCCGTTtgaagtgttttcttgtgtGAGCTTCCAGTTTCAATGCACTCTGAAAAGCACGACCATAAGACAAACATCAGTGGTAAAAGGAAACTTCCTTCTAACCTTCCTTCATTTACAAACTATCAATCTACCGCCAAAGCTTTCCCAGAGCCTGGTATATCACTGATCTGAGATGGTACTCCAGCTTCACTGCAAGAATATGaggctttattttaattctaCCTGGGAAATCCAATCGTGACCTAATACACTGAAGTTCTAGGAACAGTTATCTTTATTCATGTTATGGACAGAGGGATCTGTACAGCCGCACAGTGCCTTACCAGCACAGCTCACTTTAGCCCCAAGACGGTAAATAAATGATTATTAGTCTGAACTGTGGGCAACGACTGGCTGAACTTAGAGCTGGAACAATTGAGTACACCACCAGTTACTCTGTGGTTAGATACCAAGCTCATGTTAAAAGAGTTCATGAACACATCTTTTACCCAGCAGTGCCTTTGAGTGACCACAGGTATGGTGAATATAAAATTCACCCAAAAAGATTACCAACAATCAAAATTGCCAGTCCCTGCCAAAATAATGCGTGTCTGACAAAGCTCCTGCAACACAACCTGTACCTTGGCAGAGAAACTGCACCTCCAGTATAAAATTTGTGCTTACTAGAAAAAACCTCCAATTGAAAATTCAGTAGTAAAtggaaacagaactgagaaataaCAAAACTCCTTCAACATAACAGCTTCAGAGTCAGTGATATATCCCTAGCTTAGCCAAATCAGTAACAGAACAAAGAGTAATAGGGCAATGTATCTCAGTTTATGCTGTTCCAGAGCAGCATAAAGCAAAGACAGGCAGAAGCTGATCTACCACAGACTGAGCTTTACCAGGGATGTCTAACCATTTACACCAGGCACCAGCATTCTGGCCAAGAAGCTGCAACCACTCCAGGCATGACTTCCCTGTGAAACTCCAGCCAGGAAAAACACTACAGGAGCTCTAACAGCTCTGCTTCCCTTTTTTAATTCAGGACAGCAGATGAGAGGTTCCCCATTGAGCTAACACCCCCTTGCTTCCTGCACACCCACTTTGCTGAAGTATAAGGAAAGCATCTTCACCTCCAGTCACCACGAGCAGCTCCTTTTCCAGCTGCCTGGGGGGTACAGTGACCCTGCACCATGCTGCCAGCATCTGCATTTTCCCTTCCTGCATGCCCCAGGGTTCTTGTCCCTGCTTCTGGGACTATACTTTTATAGAATTTCCTCCTCTACCTCAGTCTgcaactcttaaaaaaaatcttgatttgcAGTTTCCAATTTTAAGACGCTATTTGAAGCATCCACAGCCTCCTTTACCCAAACCTTGTATTTGTGTATCAGTGCCCATTTGAAGACTGATGCATTTCCTGTGATGCAAGGTCAGAGCTATAAACAAGATTATGATCTCAATTGGATTATCTTGTCAGGATTTTTTAGTCCTGATGGAGGTACAGACTGTGGACAAACCAAACATCAGTTCACAACAACCTTAAAAGCACTCTTTCTCTACGAATTGCAACTAGTTCAGAAGTACTGAAAAGGAACCGTCAAGGTTAGTCTTCAGGCTTTACAAATGAACACTAAAAACTAATTCTGATCAACTCTTCACGAATTCTTCGCAGTCTTTGTAAAAACATGCCTCTTATGTGGCTTTCCATTCAGTTTTCTAGAAGAAGTGACAAGTAacaaaaaagctgttttataaAGACATCAGCTTAAGAAGCTATTTAGTACCTGTCACAGTAAACTACGTCAAAAGAGTATCTGTCAGTTTTGGAGTGACacctagatttttttcccagctccaGATGTGTAACCCCAAACAAAATATAGGATCAAACATCTAATGAAGACATTTCAGGAGAAGCCGTATAAGGCCTGGCTCATACTGCAAGCTGCAACTCACAGATGTTTGAATTTCATACACCTTCCCATAAAGCAGAATGAGTCTTTCAAGCTTCTACAATATTTGGAAAAGATACTTCAATCGCAAGGGGCTTGTCTTCTGCCTCTGAATGAGTTGTTTTGCACAAAGAAGTCatgggggttttggtttttgtttgtttgggtgttggtttgtttggtggtgtttttaaGTTCTCAATTCTatccattttaatttctttctctatgTCCGTCACTGTAGAAAATTGTTTAACATGCTAGAATAAGGCcataagaaacattttcttttcattttaactaaGACGGTGCAGCAGCCGCCTCTAGAGAGCTGTCTAGAGAAGTCACTCACACCATTATGCTCCCTCAGACAGTGTCACTGATAAATCCGACTTACGAAGGAATGACAATTTTATCTGGCATCAAATATATTGTTGTCAACTCAGAGCTGTCTAAGCAAATCAGAGCCAAGGAACAGCTTGTTTTCCTAAGTCCAGTCACATACTTTATAGCtacaaaagcttttcctttgcagaTTGCCACATACAAGGCACTTTTAAGGATACAAAGAGCAAATTTCTCCTTGCATTATCACAAAGCAAATTCTATTTATAGCTCTAGAAGCGACAAGAAAGAGAACAAGCCACAAGCACGTTGCAACTTTTTCAACACATACTTTAACTACACTCCTTAACAGGGCAGCTATTTGAGAAACTGAACTATATGTTACATGCTTCTACAGTTAGAGAAGATCCTTAAAACTCCTGCCCTATGGCTCTGCTTAAAAGCCCAGGAAATTGGGCTTCCCATTTACAATGAAGTCAACATGTATACCTAGATATAACCAAGTAGAACATGAGCTGGAGCATCTAAAAAACAAGTTCTCCTTTTCACAGTTGGTAGAAGACTACCTCCTTAGAAGGATAGGGGAGCATCATCAATACCAAGGCTGGAGAGACACAGCAGAAGTTCAATCAGATTTGCAGCGGTTATTCATGGAAGGCCAGCCACCAACTGTGAGAAATGTCTAGGCCAAACCTGGACCCAGAACATTTACTCCAGtaagagaaaagcaaactgaaaaccTGAAGCAACAGCACTGGATATTTGTTAGGCTGAGAGGTAAGACCTAAGTGAGGATCCACGTCATCCACCAGGCTCTTCTTAAATTAAAGATCACTGTGTTATGTTACCAGCTCAGCCACTAGCTTTTAATATAGCTTAGCTGTGATGTTAAGCTACATGCTAAGCTGATCGCATCATGATGTCAAAATAATCCCTGCTCTCCTTCGCTCTACCCCTAAACTCCACGAAAGGCCTAGCCATTCTGTAGCCATGGCATGAGCCAGGCTGGTTTGTGATGCaatgttatttcttttgaaTAACTGTAATCTAAACCAATCTAAACTTGTACAGTTTCAAAGACAAAAGCCTACACCAGAAGCATGGAGCAGATCACCCCGTATCTTGTTATCAGCTCAGTGTTAGAGCTGCTAATCACATTGTCAATTAAGGCCTAACACAAGGATGTGTGAAGATACTCAGATGCTGTAGCATTGTACAGTAACAGCAACAGGGCTGGCAGTTGCTgaacagagcaagaaaaaaaaaatcacaaaactcTCATAGTGACATACACAGAAAGAGTCCTTTCTATGTATAATAAATCCTTCACAGTCTGTGTTCCACTCCCACCGCCCCCCCGCCCGGTGTGGGTCTCTCCAAATTATACTGACCACTTTCTCAGGGAAGTTAAAAACCTCAAGAAGTCTTgtcagcaaaacatttcagatgatACTTAACCAAGATACTTAACCAAAGGCCACGATATGGTTAGAATAGTGTTAAAGAGGTATCTTCCAGACATCAGATTGTTAAAATGATGGATAGCCCTCTTAATTTTATTCTAGCAAGTGCAACTGtggattaatttttattcatatcTTGAAACCCCTTTTTGTTCTCCTTACACTAATTTCTCAAGTTAATTGTATGTTACACAGATCACTTCTCAATTAAATTTGTACATTAAATAGATTGTATTTCACTGTTCAGGATGACTTTTTTGTTGAAGCCTTTGTGCTAATTGTTAGAAAGCAGCCTTTTATCACCACATTTGCAGCAAAGACTAACTTTCTAGCATGTCTATTTGTCATGCTACTTAGTCACAGATAGTCAAATTAACCCATGTTGTAGCTCAAATAAATGACACTAATCAAGAGAATGTTATTAAGCCTTGAATTTCAACAATTACTAGCTATATCGCTTTTGTTTCCACATCAGTACTTTCTCCACATACAGTTGCAGCGCAGGGATAGTAATCAGCATTATCTCACCAACCCCAGCGTCCTTTTACAAGCTTGTAAATTTACCTCCAAGGGATGTTAAATATATGACTACATGGCATGCAAAGTGCCAAGATCTTCCAACATATAACACAGTTGTGCATTGCCAATTACTTGAAAACAACACAAGAACTCCTGGTTTTTCAGACCACAAGCATGCCTACAGTTATATCACTAGTCTCCTGGGTTGCAAGGCTGTGGATAAGTCCGAAGCAGTAGTTAAAGACACCTTCAGCAAAAGTCTAACCAAGaaacaagaatgaaaacagaaaggcaggagagtgCACTGTCAGTAAGTTTAATTAGATCAGACTAATTTGTTTTGATCTTCACATTAATGGAATATTAATAGgatgaaaaaatgcaagaaagcCTCTTCTGTTATGTTAAACATTTGTAAAAAGCAAGGTCAACATACTGTACCAAGCCACTGAAAGCATTAAAGGGTCATTTATGGACAAAGAATCACCCTAGCTGTAGTGATGCCAAACTTCTTAGAGCAAGCTTTGCTCACTACACAAAGTGCATTCCACATATATTACAAAACACCGCACATGACATAGCATCGCAAGCATCGCACAGTCAAGACATCTAGAAGCACAGTAATCAAGTTCCAAAAACACAGGATGCGAGTGCTAGCAAGTTAAGGCTGTCCCACAAATGTTCTTCTAAACCAGATGTCCTGTGTGTGCCAGAACTGAGGGGAAAATGGGATAAACAAAAGTGACTCTCAAAGCCCAGAAGTCCTCAGGATTCAGGTCATTAACAATCCAGATTTTCTAATCAAAAGATTAACATCTTAAGAGCTCTTCACTAATGAAAAGTGAATCGAATAGTTCATATTAACTTACCcagcaaaaggaggagaggcaggaatGACTAACATCCTATTGATAATTATCCAAAACTATTGAGATgagtatttatattttaatagaaCCTTAAAAGAATCCTTTAGGTATTCTGAATGCAGTCTCACTAGGGAGGACAAAGCCTAATACAGATCAAATCCTCTTAGGGAAACTTCCTCTCCCTGAGGAATTACTCCGATTTCCCCCCACTGCACCCTTTCAGGGTGGGAGGTGGAGTGGGGGGGAATAAAAGGGGTACAAAGAGAAAAGgactgcttaaaaaaacccactatcTTAGACACAATTATCACAtggaattttgcttttctttccagtcagGAGAAATCCATTTGGCACTGGCTGGAGTTATTGCcattaagttttttttttttgcaatttagCAATGACTTCCCATTTATCAGCTGTCTGCACTGGGCAAGCAGAAAGTGGCAGTACTTCTCTATCATTTCAAAGCCTGTATGGATCCAcctgctctgaaaagaaaaacaacttcagTTTGGAGCCCTATAGTCCTCTTTTGTGGCCACCCAGCAGTGTGTGAACCAAGGGCTCATTCTCTTctaggaaattttttttttcttttcttcattacacagtacttttccctctttttacATCTTTTCTGGAAGGGCAGGCAAACTGGAACTTTCACACAACACAGAAGGAGAGCAACAACCACTTATATCAACATTATGATTGGTTTTCTCTGAAGTAAAACTTTAGTATGTTCTGCACTCATTTACCAGGCAGTAAAGTCATTCTCTAGGgcacacagattttaaaaaaaggaaaaaagtttttcctgatGAAAAATTAAGATCTTCATACGCTGTCTTAAGAAAACTTAGTGGCATTTCCAGAACAAGTCAGTTTTGGCTAAATGGATGACAGTGGTCCTTCAAAGAGGAGAAACCCTAAGATTTGAGGCTGGCTTTTCAGTAGAACTCCTGCATAGACCCAGTACAGTTATTTCACTATCTGCCACACCAGTTCCTAACATAGGGATGTATGAAGGGAATACTTTGTTACTTAGGAATAGCAGAACAACTTCTATGATATATTCTCATCAGTATAGCAGTGCAAAGAGTTTAATAGCCCCTCTCTAACAAGAGTTGAGATTTGCTGCTACAATGAAGTAGACAGTCAAGGTAATAAAATAACTTGTCCTTTCAGGAAAAGTTCATCCTGAAAATTCTGCATTTACAAATCCTATCCAACATCACCACACATACGCAGATGTTTTCTTCTAATGATTATTACCTCATTGATTGCTAGATGCCAATTAAATTGTGATGGCAAATAAAGCTTGGTGAATCAGAACATTAACCTTATATATTTCCTCCCTTTGAGCTTTAACCCAACAGATGGCCAGTTTAGCTGATTCAGTGATCCTTTTAATTAGGACTCTAAAGGAGTGCTGTTTGGAAGGAGGATACATTCTCCAGCTCACCACTGCTTCTCCCCTCAGGAGCCATGGCCACAGCACACACCAGCCCATgaacaaagaaacaagaaaaccacAGCAACCTCAGCAGCTCGCCTTAGGGTCATGCAGGCAAAGcgaaaaaaaaatcaactctaATAAGATATAGTGGCCGGTTCTTAACTGGGCAggtctgctgcttcttttaagAACCATTTCAGTTCTGCTTGGCCAACTAAAAGGCAGGCAGCCCACAGGGCTCCTGGTGAACAGTCACACTCAGGACAGCAGAGCTGGCCAGGGCCAGTGGGTGGGGAGATGTGCAGGAGATGTCCAGggccccaccagctccaggCCTTCCCCATGTGCCTGACATGTGAGCACAGCAAGCACCCAGCAGTCACCCACAGCAGCTTGTCATCGCAGGTAACACACCCCTCCACACTCTGCATCCCCCCTTTAGGCTTAACTACAGGCTTGGCTGGTAGGGCTGCTCCTCATTAAGACTGCCTGCTAGCTGTGTTTGTAAAACTCTCTTTTCCAGGACTGATCTTTTTGTAGGACTCTGATCATTTAGATCAAGACCATGAGGTTTCTGCCTCAGGCTGTTGGGGTGATCTTCTTGGTGAATGGCAGAAACAGTGGCATGTGGTAGTACCAAAAGTTTCAGCTACAGTCATACTGACACTACCATGAACAAACTATGGAAAGTTATTCTATTAAAAGTTGGTTagaaagttaaattaaaaaagtgcGTGTGTTGTAGGGGGATCAAGCAGCTTGACAAGTGCTATAGTTTGGAGCAGCAGACTGACATTTACTATTCTAGAAGGCTAGGGACACTTCTCTCCTCAGAGATCAGTGAAAAACAAGGATATTTCAACAACTATTTCAGCTCTCCAATATAGTCTTATTTTAGCCATATTTGAGCCaagattattttctctgttaaaaaaatgcttctggaaCTGTAAAACTCAGCTCTTCCATCAGCTCTAGCCACCTACAACCCAGTATCCCACGGGCAACCCTCCACCAATCGTCCAGCCTgatgcaggcaggagcagcaccATGTCGCAACTGCTCTGCATTGCTTAGAACTGAGATCCTGGCCATCCTTCCACATACCTTCAGAGGACAAGCTAATACATTAGAAGATAACAGAAAAGGCTCTGTGCACCACCAGAAGCCACGACGGAAGAGCTGCCCTACCTCTCCTCAGAGATGCAGgctgccctgcccgcaccctcCACACCAGCGGGACACCCTGCGAGCATTACGTACAGCTCTAGGCATACCAGTACCTGAAAAATTAACTTTTGGTGGCAAAAAATTCTTTAGTGTTTCAAACCAGACTCAAATGTATAAAATTTTACCTACAACACagaaacatttacatttcaaGATAAAAAAACATTACAATCTAGGACATGAACATCGGTGTTATATAACTTGTTTTAATATCACATTTCAAGATGctgaatgaaaacattttactttctccaaattttttatttttcagctctctTATCTAGAGATTCAATTCAAATTTAACTTAGTTCAGATTCAAATTAATTTGTTCCCAGCTAAGCTTAATTCTTTCCTCAATAGCAGGTTCACTGAAGtcatgtgaaagaaaacataatcCCCCATGTTTTCTAAATACAGCCATCCTACCTCTTCTTACTTCCTGCCTACATCTGCAGCACTGACACAGCCAGTTAACCACCACGCTCCCTCAGGACAGCCACATGCTCCAGCACCCACGCTGGGGTTTCTCCAAGCACATGAACAGGCTGTTTTGGGAAGCTTTTCTGGCAGGAACCACTTCAAGAAAATCCCTGCAAACCATTATCATCaacacagaaaagctttccaTCAGGTTAGCTTGCCAAATGCACTCATTTGTGCTTGTAGGACCAAACAAGCACTAGTGGAGGAAAATAAGAGccctggtcttttttttttttttaaggtgatgGGAGATGGAAGGAAtggaggagggaaggcaggggacAGAAGAGGCATTTGACTAGCTTACTCGTACTATGAAATGGCACCCATAACTATTCTGGGTGCTCCCGCAAGAAGGAGCTTGCTTACCCTCCCATATACCAGTGGATCCTCACCTAAGTAATCATAAATTTCCTCTAGAagataaggaaagaaaacaagcactGTGGAAAAACTCACAGCTAACTACCCTGACCAAAATGGGCGACCAATAAAGGAATACAGTTTGACCAAAAATAGCAAGTATGCCTACCAGTTATGTTATGCCTCTTAATTATTCCAAGATGGAATAACCCAGACAGGACTAAGTAAACGCATTATTACCAAGacccaaaggaaaacagaaccaCCTACTCTTCCGCTTATGTCATTCATCCAACACCTTGGAGGCTGGAATAATAAAACACTCTATAAGCAAACACTGATAGTTGGCAGTTAACATCCGCTAGATTGCTTTGCTGTCTCAAGACAACTGGCACAAGCTTATCACGATCTCAGAAACTGCATCTAATTGAACCAGCTGTCCTAATACAAGTATTCATGTGAAAGCTTGATCAAACTGGACAGTGCTACTGCATCTTCAGAAGCAGAGACACTTAGACTCCAGCACCTAGTTAATTGCAATACTGCAAAAATTACTTAGGCAAgtagtaaaaatgaaacagtacAAATAGGATAACGCCAAGGTGCTATGAATTATCAGCGTACAAGCAAGAAACAGGTTAGGCTTCTCCAGCAAATTCATTAAATAGCTGGTTTACTTCAAAAGCAGTGACAGCACTGCAGCTTTTTCTCGTGTTCCATTTCTCAGggggtgaaaaaagaaaaccaacagaTGCAGATTAAGAGATGACCAAGGAAAGTAGTAAGTGTCACAGTTGTACATAATTTCATAAAATTGTTTAAAGTAAACCAGCCTGAGATTAAACACATACTATAACACACAATACATCACCCTGTCAAGGGTCATGCTCACAATCAAGATGTTCAAGAGTTCATTTTTAAATCCACATT contains these protein-coding regions:
- the PLCXD2 gene encoding PI-PLC X domain-containing protein 2, whose amino-acid sequence is MRPPAGRERGRRRRAAGAMAESNADWMGSLPAALRSYPLSNLAIPGSHDSFSYWVDEKSPVGPDQATAIKRLARISLVKKIMKKWSITQNLTFKEQLEGGIRYFDLRVSSKPGEIGQEIYFIHGLFGIKVWDGLKEINTFLEQHPKEVIFLDFNHFYAMDDSHHFFLINRIRSAFGSKLCSVECVEYVTLQYMWERKHQVLIFYHYPLYQEYPFLWPGNKMPAPWANTTNVHKLLQFLETTLEERSRYGTFHVSQAILTPRVKTIARHLIRGLKNTLVHRNLPMILNWVKAQKPGVMGVNIITSDFVDLVDFAATVIALNDLLLEDDESATKS